The Neosynechococcus sphagnicola sy1 genome includes the window AAAGCTCCGGGGTCAGGATCGGATTACAGAATCCAATATTCAAGATGCCCTGCGAGAGGTACGGCGTGCCCTTCTGGAGGCAGATGTCAATCTCCAGGTGGTGAAGGATTTTGTTGCGGACATTCAGACCAAAGCCCTGGGAGCAGATGTGACGGCGGGGGTACGCCCGGATCAGCAGTTCATCAAGATTGTTCACGACGAGCTGGTGCAGGTGATGGGGGAGAGCAACAGTCCCCTGGCGATCGCCGAGACAGCCCCCACCGTGATCTTGATGGCGGGCTTACAGGGAACGGGGAAAACCACGGCGGCAGCGAAGCTAGCACTGCACCTGCGGAAGCAGAATTTCACCACTCTGCTGGTGGCCACTGATATCTATCGTCCAGCGGCGATTGATCAATTGATCACCCTGGGGAAACAGATTGATGTCCCGGTGTTTGAACTGGGTACGGAGGTGAATCCAGTGGAAATCGCCCGTCAGGGGGTCGATCACGCCAGAACCCTGGGGGTGGATACCGTGATTGTTGATACCGCTGGTCGGCTGCAAATTGATCAGGCGATGATGGCAGAATTAGCGGCCATGAAGACCACCATTCAACCCCATGAAACCCTACTGGTGGTAGATGCAATGACCGGGCAGGAGGCGGCCAACCTCACCCGTACCTTCCATGAACAGATTGGGGTGACGGGGGCGATTCTCACCAAGATGGATGGCGATACGCGGGGCGGGGCAGCTCTCTCGGTGCGACAGATTTCTGGACAACCAATTAAATTTGTTGGCGTCGGGGAAAAAGTTGAGGCGTTACAACCCTTCTATCCCGATCGCATGGCCTCTCGCATTCTGGGAATGGGAGATGTCCTCACCCTGGTGGAAAAGGCTCAGGAATCCGTCGATCTGGCCGATGCCGAGAAACTTCAGGAAAAAATCCTTACGGCGCAATTTGACTTCACCGATTTTCTCAAACAGATGCGGCTGCTGAAGAACATGGGTTCCTTGGGAGGGCTACTGAAAATGATTCCCGGCATGGGCAAACTGTCAGATGAGCAGCTCAGCCAAGGGGAAACCCAGCTAAAGCGGGCCGAGGCGATGATTAGCTCCATGACCCAAGAAGAACGGCGCAATCCCGATCTGCTGTCCGCCTCTCCCAGTCGGCGGCGGCGAATTGCCAGAGGTTCGGGCTATCGGGATGCTGATGTTGGCAAACTCGTGAGTGACTTTCAAAAGATGCGATCGCTGATGCAACAGATGGGACAGGGTGGCTTTGCCGGCATCCCAGGAATGCCGGGTATGACAGGGGGACCTTGGGGGGGTCGCCCTTTGGGGGGGGCGGACAAGCACCCCAATCGGGTTGCGGGGCTATGCCGGAGGAGCCAACCCAGCGAAG containing:
- the ffh gene encoding signal recognition particle protein gives rise to the protein MFDALAERLETAWKKLRGQDRITESNIQDALREVRRALLEADVNLQVVKDFVADIQTKALGADVTAGVRPDQQFIKIVHDELVQVMGESNSPLAIAETAPTVILMAGLQGTGKTTAAAKLALHLRKQNFTTLLVATDIYRPAAIDQLITLGKQIDVPVFELGTEVNPVEIARQGVDHARTLGVDTVIVDTAGRLQIDQAMMAELAAMKTTIQPHETLLVVDAMTGQEAANLTRTFHEQIGVTGAILTKMDGDTRGGAALSVRQISGQPIKFVGVGEKVEALQPFYPDRMASRILGMGDVLTLVEKAQESVDLADAEKLQEKILTAQFDFTDFLKQMRLLKNMGSLGGLLKMIPGMGKLSDEQLSQGETQLKRAEAMISSMTQEERRNPDLLSASPSRRRRIARGSGYRDADVGKLVSDFQKMRSLMQQMGQGGFAGIPGMPGMTGGPWGGRPLGGADKHPNRVAGLCRRSQPSEEKEREEKKRLRFFVTSRSRDGHPMDYRTGVSPSTRPSLCQNWPGIGDPGEMVIPGKLGIGSLGRVSGQR